In Miscanthus floridulus cultivar M001 chromosome 5, ASM1932011v1, whole genome shotgun sequence, one genomic interval encodes:
- the LOC136453486 gene encoding transcription factor LAX PANICLE 1-like has translation MPYAEYIYPPWAPPKAIVALGLKPAKPTALHSVVVAPRRPRVVLAMDPYHYQTMYDPRGFPILHPQPYLHHPVALAGALSDSRVRGGAGGGGGGVRRRPGAKLSTDPQSVAARERRHRISDRFRVLRSLVPGGSKMDTVSMLEQAIHYVKFLKAQISLHQAALMPHEEGCHAELAAAYSAAAVAGGDDEVTLASHGRTGACDEVMQLQVPAEEALSYGVVAHQPYGLDPRQLSGGHELPPLPASCIFDEEPADACYSVCDLNDGETGLPGSY, from the coding sequence ATGCCATATGCTGAGTATATATACCCGCCATGGGCTCCTCCCAAAGCCATAGTAGCTCTAGGGCTGAAACCAGCAAAGCCAACAGCACTGCACAGTGTAGTAGTTGCACCTAGGCGTCCGCGCGTCGTCCTAGCTATGGATCCATATCACTACCAGACCATGTATGACCCACGCGGCTTCCCCATCCTCCACCCGCAGCCGTACCTCCACCACCCGGTGGCGTTGGCCGGCGCCCTCAGCGACAGCAGAGTGCGCGGCGGCgccggaggtggcggcggcggcgtgcggcgGCGTCCTGGAGCGAAGCTCTCCACGGACCCGCAGAGCGTGGCGGCGCGCGAGCGGCGGCACCGCATCAGCGACCGCTTCCGCGTGCTCCGCAGCCTCGTCCCCGGCGGCAGCAAGATGGACACGGTGTCCATGCTCGAGCAGGCCATCCACTACGTCAAGTTCCTCAAGGCGCAGATCAGCCTGCACCAGGCCGCGCTGATGCCGCACGAGGAAGGGTGCCATGCTGAGCTCGCCGCCGCCTACTCCGCTGCGGCGGTGGCTGGTGGTGACGACGAGGTGACACTCGCGTCCCACGGTCGTACCGGCGCATGCGATGAGGTGATGCAGCTCCAGGTGCCGGCGGAGGAAGCTTTGAGTTATGGTGTTGTTGCCCATCAGCCGTACGGGCTCGATCCCAGGCAGCTGAGTGGTGGGCACGAGCTGCCTCCGTTGCCTGCTTCTTGCATCTTCGATGAGGAGCCTGCAGACGCATGCTACTCTGTGTGCGACCTCAACGACGGGGAGACTGGTCTGCCCGGCTCTTACTAG
- the LOC136453487 gene encoding ammonium transporter 2 member 2-like has product MHVASTGMASPPDPGPYMPDLPAVPAWLNKGDNAWQLVAATFVGLQSMPGLVVLYGSIVKKKRAVNSAFMAMYAYASTLIVWVLVGFRMAFGERMLPFWAKAGPALTQDFLVRRAVFPATAHYGRGGALETPRTEPYYAQASLVLFEFEFAAITLVLLAGSLLGRMNIRAWVAFTPLWLLFSYTVGAFSLWGGGFLYQWGVIDYSG; this is encoded by the coding sequence ATGCACGTCGCGTCCACCGGAATGGCGTCGCCACCGGATCCCGGGCCGTACATGCCCGACCTACCGGCGGTGCCGGCGTGGCTGAACAAGGGCGACAACGCGTGGCAGCTGGTGGCGGCCACGTTCGTGGGCCTCCAGTCCATGCCGGGGCTGGTCGTGCTCTACGGCAGCATCGTCAAGAAGAAGAGGGCCGTCAACTCCGCCTTCATGGCGATGTATGCGTACGCGTCCACGCTCATCGTCTGGGTGCTCGTCGGCTTCCGCATGGCGTTCGGCGAGCGCATGCTGCCGTTCTGGGCCAAGGCGGGGCCTGCGCTGACGCAGGACTTCCTGGTGCGCCGCGCAGTCTTCCCGGCCACGGCGCACTACGGCCGCGGCGGCGCGCTGGAGACGCCGCGCACCGAGCCCTACTACGCGCAGGCGTCGCTGGTGCTGTTCGAGTTCGAGTTCGCGGCCATCACGCTGGTGCTGCTCGCCGGATCGCTCCTCGGGCGCATGAACATCAGAGCGTGGGTGGCATTCACGCCGCTGTGGCTGCTCTTCTCCTACACCGTCGGCGCGTTCAGCCTATGGGGCGGCGGCTTCCTCTACCAGTGGGGCGTCATCGACTACTCCGGCTGA